In the Colletotrichum higginsianum IMI 349063 chromosome 7 map unlocalized unitig_7, whole genome shotgun sequence genome, one interval contains:
- a CDS encoding Major facilitator superfamily transporter: MTTNSGPDSKHGGPLEVEHSEKSDKGEAIVSGDYSGAEEKTDPVEIALVRKLDRRIMLDRNALPQARLNTLEEDLGLKGVEYNTAISILFVGYLLMQVPSNMFLTRTRPSIYMSTCMIGWAAVSAATAGVRNYSGLVACRFFLGFVEAPFYPGALYLLSIFYTRKELATRISLLYTGQVVSTGCSGLIAAATFSTLDQVKGIAGWQWLFIIEGSVTALVAVFGFFLLPDDPSVTRWLTEDERKLAVDRIRRDTVGQQERGSTWDGLKQACKDPKTWLFCFMQNTHISACSFNNFFPTIVRTMGFRSTTALLLTAPPYFVSGFLGIPFAWSSGKLNERTWHITAGLSLAIVGFAMSCGSTNNVVRYVATFLYATGAYSVGSVILGWVSNTLSQTPEKKAVAYSLVNVTANLAYIYCAYLWPSTDGPKYMMGFSSMIAFAATSIMCAWAMRFWLIRTNKKIRESEDENVKLYAY, from the exons ATGACAACGAACTCTGGACCAGATTCCAAGCATGGAGGGCCACTCGAGGTCGAACACAGCGAAAAGTCGGACAAGGGAGAGGCCATCGTCTCCGGCGACTACTCTGGCGCGGAAGAGAAAACCGACCCAGTGGAGATTGCCCTTGTCCGCAAACTCGATCGCAGAATCATG CTCGACCGAAATGCCCTGCCACAAGCTCGACTCAACACCCTGGAGGAGGATCTGGGACTCAAGGGAGTCGAATACAACACTGCCATTTCGATCCTTTTTGTTGGCTACCTATTGATGCAAG TGCCGTCAAACATGTTTTTGACCCGTACAAGACCCTCGATCTATATGTCAACCTGCATGATCGGCTGGGCTGCCGTCTCTGCCGCTACTGCGGGAGTCAGAAACTACTCCGGCTTGGTCGCCTGTCGCTTTTTTCTCGGGTTTGTTGAAGCA CCTTTCTACCCGGGTGCTCTCTACCTGTTGTCGATCTTCTACACCCGAAAGGAGCTTGCGACTCGAATCTCTCTCTTGTATACTGGACAAGTCGTCAGCACTGGTTGTTCTGGTTTGATCGCGGCTGCCACATTTTCCACTTTGGATCAAGTGAAAGGCATCGCCGGCTGGCAATG GCTCTTCATCATCGAGGGCTCGGTCACCGCTCtggtcgccgtcttcggcttttttctccttcccGATGATCCTTCTGTCACTCGCTGGTTGACCGAAGACGAACGAAAGCTTGCGGTCGATCGCATTCGTCGCGACACAGTTGGCCAACAAGAGCGCGGCTCTACCTGGGATGGTCTCAAGCAAGCCTGCAAGGATCCAAAGACCTGGCTTTTTTGTTTTATGCAAAACACGCATATCTCGGCGTGTTCTTTCAACAACTTTTTCCCCACAATCGTCCGTACCAT GGGATTTCGATCTACGACGGCTCTTCTGCTCACCGCTCCTCCCTATTTTGTTTCTGGTTTCCTTGGAATTCCTTTCGCCTGGTCCAGCGGAAAGCTCAACGAAAGGACGTGGCACATTACTGCCGGCCTATCTCTCGCCATCGTGGGCTTCGCCATGAGCTGCGGTAGCACCAACAATGTCGTTAGGTATGTGGCGACGTTCTTGTATGCGACGGGAGCATACAGTGTAGGAAGTGTAATTC TGGGCTGGGTTAGCAACACCTTGTCACAAACTCCCGAGAAGAAAGCGGTCGCCTACTCTCTCGTCAACGTGACGGCCAACCTAGCGTACATCTACTGCGCCTATCTTTGGCCCAGCACCGATGGGCCCAAGTACATGATGGGCTTCTCGAGCATGATCGCGTTCGCTGCCACCAGCATCATGTGCGCCTGGGCAATGAGGTTCTGGCTGATTAGGACTAACAAGAAGATTCGGGAGAGCGAAGATGAAAACGTCAAACTGTACGCGTATTGA
- a CDS encoding Pectate lyase, translating into MKASLFSLVAALASTATAQVQGKAFGFAAGTTGGGSAAPQYPSSIAQLKEWLTDSTPRTIMIDRTWDFRNTEGTTKGRCCSDNRTTKCPGGTSKGQTWIQDTCDAASGTWVDCTYDNAAKTPIDVNSNKSIVGVGSKGVIIGKGFRVRGGKSNVIFQNIFITNLNPQYVWGGDAITLDGSDRVWIDHCKISLIGRQFIVSGWGAAGKVTISNNEFDGRSEWSAGCNGKHYWTALLIGAKDYYTFSGNWLHDVSGRSPHMGTKNTAGSENLFHGVNNYFQNVGGHAFDIDGNTWVLLEGNYFDAVTTPVTPASLTNGGNIYIVNTVDEASRCVSSLGYICEWNRSRDSGVVNTLTSSAALSKLGGFKSSLIGHIGVADVPAKVKANAGVGKTTSTNA; encoded by the exons ATGAAGGCCTCTCTTTTCTCGCTGGTTGCCGCTCTTGCGAGCACGGCCACGGCTCAGGTCCAGGGCAAGGCGTTCGGTTTCGCCGCCGGGACTACCGGTGGTGGCTCGGCCGCGCCTCAGTACCCTTCCAGCATTGCTCA GCTGAAGGAGTGGCTTACTGACAGCACGCCGCGGACCATTATGATCGACCGCACCTGGGACTTCCGCAACACCGAGGGCACGACCAAGGGCCGCTGTTGCAGCGACAACCGCACTACCAAGTGCCCCGGCGGCACGTCCAAGGGCCAGACCTGGATCCAGGACACCTGCGACGCGGCCAGCGGCACCTGGGTCGACTGCACGTACGACAATGCGGCCAAGACCCCGATCGACgtcaacagcaacaagagcatcgtcggcgtcgggtCCAAGggcgtcatcatcggcaaggGCTTCCGCGTGCGCGGCGGGAAGAGCAACGT AATTTTTCAAAATATTTTTATCACCAACCTGAACCCGCAGTACGTCTGGGGCGGAGATGCCATCACGCTCGACGGGTCGGACCGGGTGTGGATCGACCACTGCAAGATCTCGCTCATCGGGCGGCAGTTCATCGTCTCGGGCTGGGGCGCGGCCGGCAAGGTGACCATCTCCAACAACGAGTTCGACGGCCGGTCCGAGTGGTCGGCCGGGTGCAACGGCAAACACTACTGGACGGCGCTCCTGATCGGGGCCAAGGACTACTACACCTTCTCCGGCAACTGGCTGCACGACGTCTCGGGCCGCTCGCCGCACATGGGCACCAAGAACACGGCCGGCAGCGAGAACCTGTTCCACGGCGTCAACAACTACTTCCAGAACGTCGGCGGCCACGCCTTCGACATTGACGGCAACACCTGGGTCCTGCTCGAGGGCAACTacttcgacgccgtcaccaccCCCGTCACCCCGGCCAGCCTGACCAACGGCGGCAACATCTACATCGTCaacaccgtcgacgaggcctcGCGCTGCGTCTCGTCCCTGGGCTACATCTGCGAGTGGAACCGCTCCCGCGACTCGGGCGTCGTCAACACCCTCACCAGCTCCGCCGCGCTGTCCAAGCTGGGCGGCTTCAAGTCCTCGCTCATCGGCCacatcggcgtcgccgacgtgcccgccaaggtcaaggccaacgccggcgtTGGCAAGACCACGAGCACCAACGCTTGA
- a CDS encoding Aldo/keto reductase, whose product MAAQIASRQPEIGMEKVMPTRQDSGYASPCDSPRLTVRLNDGNEIPQIALGVYKAPNGQETEDAVMAALDAGYRHIDSAARYANEEACGRALKQWFQKTGTPRSEVFVTTKLWDADHGYEATFKALCDSLEKFQLDYFDLYLIHSPSDDKEKRIASWRALETAQRLGKVRSIGVSNFSSQHLEELMQETSVVPAVNQIEVHPFCQRQDLVDTCRKHGIAIEAYSPLARGNKLEDATVGKIAAKYGKTPAQILLNWNAARGNIVLPKSLTAHRIKSNFESFDFELSPEDIATIDALDENYVTGSLHKE is encoded by the coding sequence ATGGCCGCCCAGATCGCTTCCCGTCAGCCTGAGATCGGCATGGAGAAGGTTATGCCTACCCGCCAGGACTCCGGATACGCCTCTCCCTGCGACTCTCCCCGTCTGACCGTCAGACTCAACGATGGCAACGAAATCCCCCAgatcgccctcggcgtctaCAAGGCGCCCAACGGCCAGGAGaccgaggacgccgtcatgGCCGCGCTTGACGCCGGCTACCGCCACATCGACTCGGCCGCCAGATACGCCAACGAGGAGGCCTGCGGCCGCGCCCTGAAGCAGTGGTTCCAGAAGACCGGCACCCCGAGATCCGAGGTCTTCGTCACCACCAAGCTCTGGGACGCCGACCACGGCTACGAGGCCACCTTCAAGGCCCTCTGCGACTCGCTCGAGAAGTTCCAGCTCGACTACTTCGACCTCTACCTCATCCACTCCCCCTCggacgacaaggagaagcgcATCGCCTCCTGGAGGGCCCTCGAGACCGCCCAGCGCCTCGGCAAGGTCCGCTCCATCGGCGTCTCCAACTTCAGCTCCCAGcacctcgaggagctcatgCAGGAGACCTCGGTCGTCCCCGCCGTCAACCAGATCGAAGTCCACCCCTTCTGCCAGCgccaggacctcgtcgacaccTGCCGCAAGcacggcatcgccatcgaggccTACTCCCCCCTCGCCCGCGGCAACAAGCTCGAGGATGCCACCGTCGGCAAGATCGCCGCCAAGTACGGCAAGACCCCTGCCCAGATCCTCCTGAACTggaacgccgcccgcggcaACATCGTCCTCCCCAAGTCCCTCACCGCCCACCGCATCAAGTCCAACTTCGAGTCCTTCGACTTTGAGCTCTCCCCCGAGGACATTGCCACCATCGACGCTCTCGACGAGAACTACGTCACCGGCTCCCTCCACAAGGAGTAA
- a CDS encoding Glucose/galactose transporter, with amino-acid sequence MGVKEFFHKRSLRQKDDVRTNAAELTLKESIFPIFLVTILFFLWGFSYGLLDTLNKHFQETLGINRARSSGLQAAYFGAYLIASLGHAAWILRHWGYKATFVFGLFLYGLGALIAIPCIIAKSFGGFCAAIFIIGNGLGSLETAANPYITVCGPPKYSEIRINISQAFNGIGTVVAPVMGSYVFFAFDDKRALENVQWVYLAIAVFVWSLAIVFWLAKIPEITDADMAFQASETHATVDDKPFRKQYRLFHASFAQFCYTGAQVAIAGFFINYVTELRPNTDSALGSKFLAGAQAAFAVGRFVGVGIMHYIKPRWVFLAFISSCIIFIAPVITQVGNTGMALLYMVFFFESICFPTIVALGMRGLGRHSKRGSGFIVAGVSGGAVVPPLLGVVADAKGMGTAMVIPLVFFVLAWSYAFAVNFVPRYRNIADAFSATEVGIRPTDADGEKGRVEAVEDKQTKNAIPTLP; translated from the exons ATGGGTGTCAAGGAGTTCTTCCACAAGCGGTCGTTGCGCCAAAAGGACGACGTGCGCACaaacgccgccgagctgaCGCTGAAAGAGTCCATCTTCCCCATCTTTCTCGTCACCATCCTGTTCTTCCTCTGGGGCTTCTCCTACG GTTTACTCGACACTCTCAACAAGCACTTCCAAGAGACGTTAGGCATCAACCGAGCGAGGTCTTCCGGCTTGCAGGCTGCATATTTTGG AGCCTACCTCATCGCCAGTCTCGGCCATGCCGCGTGGATCCTGAGACATTGGGGCTACAAGGCCACCTTCGTCTTCGGACTGTTCCTctacggcctcggcgccctcatCGCGATTCCGTGCATCATTGCCAAGAGCTTCGGCGGCTTctgcgccgccatcttcatcatcggaAACGGCCTCGGTTCTCTCGAGACGGCCGCGAACCCGTACATCACCGTCTGCGGCCCTCCCAAGTACAGCGAGATCCGAATCAACATCTCCCAGGCCTTCAACGGcatcggcaccgtcgtcgcccccgTCATGGGCTCCTACGTCTTCTTTGCCTTCGACGACAAGCGCGCCCTCGAGAACGTCCAATGGGTCtacctcgccatcgccgtcttcgtctgGTCTCTTGCCATCGTGTTCTGGCTCGCCAAGATCCCCGAGATCACGGATGCCGACATGGCCTTCCAGGCTTCCGAAACTCACGCCACCGTTGATGACAAGCCCTTCAGGAAGCAGTATCGTCTCTTCCATGCCTCTTTTGCGCAGTTTTGCTACACTGGCGCCCAGGTAGCCATCGCCGG CTTCTTCATCAACTACGTGACCGAACTCCGTCCCAACACCGACAGTGCTCTCGGCTCCAagttcctcgccggcgctcAGGCGGCTTTCGCGGTCGGTCGTTTTGTTGGTGTCGGTATCATGCACTACATCAAACCCCGCTGggtcttcctcgccttcatctccagctgcatcatcttcatcgcaCCCGTCATCACCCAGGTGGGCAACACTGGCATGGCGCTGCTCTACATGGTCTTCTTTTTCGAGTCCATCTGCTTCCCGACCATCGTGGCGCTTGGTATGAGAGGTCTTGGCAGACATTCGAAGCGGGGGAGTGGTTTCATCGTTGCTG GTGTCTCCGGTGGCGCCGTCGTACCCCCTCTTCTCGGTGTTGTCGCTGAtgccaagggcatgggtacCGCCATGGTCATTCCTCTCGTCTTCTTTGTGCTGGCATGGTCCTACGCCTTTGCCGTCAACTTTGTTCCCAGATACCGCAACATCGCCGACGCTTTCAGCGCTACCGAGGTTGGCATTCGCCCGACTGACGCAGATGGAGAGAAGGGCAGGGTCGAGGCTGTCGAAGACAAGCAAACCAAGAACGCCATCCCCACTCTTCCATGA
- a CDS encoding Ankyrin repeat protein, translating to MSASPSSSHATQTGRPSLWNESSERRLARLYVYTTLPLEKIVKVVHRSTPGNKDCPGKDSANKKLNSILDKEPRWLHPRTRTDMERRISALDSSPTRQTTPENAYSPGYPRSISSDSRSHLSVNPDFKHESGNSPTVNDFQPFEHSRSSSAGWGPPTAGPLPTLLTTDFATVPPPEMGIRRQTTTLTLQEVLSQYSTGFIRQVDKLLKRYTMPSNTMKNQSPMDEDRPGTADSNPASWIFEYDAPQGNSEMGARPLPGDFLNLHRHVARQGFCIEGFPEHDSRSCFCHLKNELTSESWVTDTGPSPYAQHILLHGVPPDGRLDQRDAFGNTILHLLAAGDARHELLFRAIESSPNPSATNSAGQTFLHVLNDTWFAHKAVSLFQLIKYLQRSEFLYACDVYGRNFCHVLHSKEHGILDRDTKNALLKLFDAMEYCRRDAFGNIPESAPIGLPVRRAYTAAVGQEMSPARGSRTLRQVSSPIEEQAELLKLVNDAHTHVRIQDKQGRNGLHCLADAILSQDSLFARFPQHLPNASGKEQQQPTTAAVAAAAPGRKRKHNKPVLGGSLFDSSKDRLTIRERIVRDLIELGVDPNHYDKYGNTVLMAFVAQLPEDDDYKKPVQILEFLIEAGADVNARNRNGETALHIAVRRGKKLAMRTLTQHGANAHARDVEGRSVLQVADRMVVSSKQNIQYSHYEACHAWLSGQAKAVQSPTVHQEWELR from the exons ATGTCGGCTTCACCTTCTAGCTCGCACGCCACCCAGACCGGGCGCCCGTCGCTATGGAACGAGTCTTCTGAGCGCAGATTGGCCAGGCTTTATGTCTACACAACATTGCCTCTCGAGAAGATCGTCAAGGTCGTCCACAGGTCGACTCCCGGCAACAAGGACTGCCCAGG AAAGGATTCCGCCAACAAGAAGCTCAACTCAATCCTAGACAAGGAGCCGCGATGGCTTCATCCGCGAACCCGAACCGACATGGAGCGCCGTATAAGCGCCCTCGACAGCTCTCCCACGCGCCAGACGACACCCGAGAACGCCTATTCGCCGGGCTACCCCAGGTCCATCTCGTCCGACTCCCGATCGCATTTGAGCGTAAACCCGGACTTCAAGCACGAGAGCGGAAACAGCCCTACCGTCAACGACTTCCAACCTTTTGAACACTCTCGATCATCGTCCGCCGGCTGGGGTCCACCGACCGCCGGCCCGCTTCCGACCTTGTTGACGACCGACTTCGCGACtgtgccgccgcccgagatggGAATCCGTCGTCAGACCACTACACTGACCCTGCAGGAGGTGCTGTCGCAGTACTCGACCGGGTTCATCCGTCAAGTCGACAAGTTGCTGAAGCGGTACACGATGCCGAGCAACACCATGAAAAACCAGTCCCCCATGGACGAGGACCGCCCCGGCACCGCCGACTCTAACCCGGCGTCGTGGATTTTCGAGTACGACGCGCCGCAGGGGAACTCGGAGATGGGAGCCAGACCGCTTCCCGGTGACTTTTTGAACCTGCATCGCCATGTGGCCAGACAGGGTTTCTGCATCGAGGGGTTTCCCGAACACGACTCGCGATCCTGCTTCTGTCACTTGAAGAACGAGCTCACCTCCGAGTCGTGGGTGACAGACACGGGCCCGTCGCCGTATGCCCAGcacatcctcctccacgGCGTGCCCCCCGACGGAAGACTGGACCAGCGCGATGCTTTCGGCAACACGATCCTCCaccttctcgccgccggtgacgccCGTCACGAACTCCTCTTCAGAGCCATCGAGTCCTCGCCCAACCCGTCGGCGACCAACAGCGCCGGCCAGACTTTTCTGCACGTCCTCAACGATACCTGGTTCGCGCACAAGgccgtctctctcttccaGCTCATCAAATACCTGCAGCGCTCCGAGTTCCTGTACGCTTGCGATGTCTACGGCCGCAACTTCTGCCACGTCCTGCACTCCAAAGAGCACGGCATCCTGGACCGAGACACGAAGAACGCCCTTCTCAAACTGTTCGACGCCATGGAGTACTGCCGCCGCGACGCCTTCGGCAACATCCCCGAGTCCGCCCCGATCGGACTGCCTGTTCGCCGGGCGTACACTGCTGCTGTCGGCCAGGAGATGTCGCCAGCGCGGGGCTCTCGCACCTTGCGGCAGGTCTCGTCGCCGATCGAAGAACAGGCCGAGCTGCTGAAGCTTGTCAACGATGCGCACACACACGTGAGGATACAGGACAAGCAGGGTCGGAACGGCCTCCACTGCCTGGCcgacgccatcctcagccaGGACTCCCTCTTCGCCAGGTTCCCACAGCACCTCCCCAACGCCAGCGGCAAGGAACAGCAACAACCGActacggcggcggtggcggcggcggctcctgGTCGCAAGCGCAAGCACAACAAGCCCGTCCTTGGAGGATCGCTGTTCGACTCGTCCAAGGACCGGCTCACGATCCGCGAACGGATCGTCAGGGACCTCATCGAGCTCGGCGTGGACCCGAACCACTACGACAAGTACGGCAACACGGTGCTCATGGCCTTTGTCGCGCAGctgcccgaggacgacgactACAAGAAGCCCGTCCAGATTCTCGAGTTcctcatcgaggccggcgccgacgtcaacGCCCGCAACAGGAACGGCGAGACGGCGCTGCACATCGCCGTCCGGAGGGGCAAGAAGCTCGCCATGCGCACGCTGACCCAGCACGGGGCCAACGCGCACGCGCGCGACGTCGAGGGGCGGAGCGTGCTCCAGGTCGCCGACCGGATGGTCGTGTCGTCCAAGCAGAACATCCAGTACTCCCACTACGAGGCTTGTCATGCCTGGCTATCCGGGCAGGCCAAGGCCGTGCAGTCTCCGACGGTACATCAAGAATGGGAGCTGAGGTAG
- a CDS encoding 3-carboxy-cis,cis-muconate cycloisomerase — translation MSAATVFDSTLFGNIFGTEEARQAFSERSYVANLIKAECALAEAEEAEGIVPAGTAAALREHCDVSKIDWQLLAARTEIVGYPVLPLVEQMSKWVAEETSGYIHWGATTQDIMDLASVLQMKTGLEIVERLLRKVTSTLEKMSAAYRDVPMAGRTHLQHALPITFGYKCAVWLAGFRRHVKRLEQIKESCLLVQFGGAAGTLASLGTSDSGIRVRKRLATILGLQDPVITWHVARDTVAEIINYLALVGGSLGKIALDLIIMSSNELNEVAEPYVPHRGASSTMPQKRNPISSEVILAQSKILRAQAGLVLDGMVSDFERASGPWHLEWAAIPTAFISIVGSLHQAEFALSGLQVNKDVMMTNLKSTKGLIVAEAVMMDLAKYTGRQEAHEIVYKACVEAHKNGISLQEALEKSPHVTNHLASAELSKLCDPTRYLGCCQLMIDELLGQKTANTNGLTNGNGLTNGSH, via the exons ATGTCTGCCGCTACCGTCTTTGACTCGACGCTCTTCGGCAACATCTTCGGAACCGAAGAGGCGCGCCAGGCCTTTTCCGAGCGTTCGTACGTAGCCAACCTCATCAAGGCAGAATGTGCTcttgccgaggccgaagaggccgaggggATTGTGCCCGCTGGTACTGCTGCCGCGTTGAGAGAGCACTGCGACGTCTCCAAGATTGACTGGCAGCTTCTTGCGGCGCGCACGGAGATCGTCGGATACCCGGTCCTGCCCTTGGTCGAACAGATGTCCAAGTGGGTGGCTGAAGAGACAT CCGGTTACATCCACTGGGGCGCCACCACCCAAGACATCATGGACCTTGCGTCGGTTCTCCAGATGAAGACCGGTCTCGAAATCGTCGAGCGCCTCCTCCGCAAGGTCACCTCCACACTCGAAAAGATGTCCGCCGCCTACAGAGATGTGCCGATGGCCGGCAGAACGCACCTGCAACACGCGCTCCCCATCACTTTCGGATACAAGTGCGCCGTCTGGCTGGCCGGCTTCCGGAGGCACGTGAAGCGTCTCGAGCAGATCAAGGAGAGCTGCCTGCTGGTCCAGttcggcggcgcggccggTACCTTGGCCTCTCTGGGCACGTCCGACAGCGGCATTCGCGTCCGCAAGCGGCTCGCGACCATTCTCGGCCTGCAAGATCCCGTCATCACGTGGCACGTGGCGCGCGATACGGTGGCCGAAATCATCAACTACCTTGCCCTTGTCGGTGGTAGCTTGGGCAAGATTGCGTTGGATTTGATCATCATGTCATCCAACGAGCTGAACGAG GTTGCCGAGCCCTACGTGCCGCATCGCGGTGCCTCATCGACAATGCCGCAGAAGCGAAACCCGATCTCGAGCGAGGTTATCCTTGCGCAATCCAAGATTCTCCGCGCGCAAGCCGGTCTCGTCCTGGATGGCATGGTGTCGGACTTTGAGAGGGCGTCCGGGCCATGGCATCTCGAGTGGGCTGCCATCCCGACAGCTTTCATCTCTATTGTCGGCTCCCTGCATCAGGCAGAGTTCGCCCTGTCTGGTCTGCAGGTCAACAAGGACGTTATGATGACCAACCTGAAGTCGACGAAGGGCCTGAttgtcgccgaggccgttaTGATGGACTTGGCAAAGTACACTGGCCGCCAAGAAGCACACGAGATCGTTTACAAAGCGTGTGTTGAGGCTCACAAAAACGGCATCTCGTTGCAGGAAGCCCTTGAGAAGTCGCCGCACGTCACCAACCACCTCGCATCAGCCGAGCTTTCCAAGCTCTGCGATCCCACGAGATACCTTGGCTGCTGCCAGCTGATGATCGACGAGCTGCTTGGTCAGAAGACGGCAAACACTAATGGGTTGACGAACGGCAACGGCTTAACCAACGGTAGCCATTGA
- a CDS encoding 3-carboxy-muconate cycloisomerase, translating into MDREIRRGRTLGKFGETQPLSRTQLNLIPRSQSLTPSQAIAAVVHGLTGTYSDGRSDVMAMAKSYYQNEGVDDSGNGSAPSKTPEPAISAVTQASKPHDQGLLQQQHVVTGQSPLNLFPVNSTDRPTTTTWPRQTDVSSASRARQGPEPVVGHMGRLVSNDDQVAMFAGSSTGVHFISQAEQQLQMLRIHTDTFPSSVYNLYLHNIWGVPPKDSESQVVAAMISQLPLNAAGILEATIDRWTPLYPVVHKHSTLEAFRRLSENPEHGDPSTLHQVLGLLALGTLGLPGSCVESHQHFLCLSETYYTMASALTNILHERPSLPTLQGLEISQIYLQLSSRYSVASQLGGMATRMAQNLGLHRHSQRFKFDPLETELRRRVWWCQYSLDTWVAPCPPTRLCPDDKPDMPHRFSSAYHGMPRLIRDQDVDTDLPSRVDHDQVSRESVAFPLPGERSQVDTALCLFKLAVIVGEALEKLYSTTRRRGGVTKVNQLQAELTMWERMLPMHKAADPEDDGADLAPVAAIDTFEVTFLRAAFYNATVHVHRPALAFTTADPQFNVSLLACGRASAELIRLSATSVSDSKNDDGPNQGIDAVIIAHLYPNGLHMLWQAGLTLLFARWKGQPIAGDEEDEDLVRSCAETLRHLRAGDASGYVAQCADVLDMLREKTFSAREAQQPAALDQLQWNVWDWPMASALELANTLDAMPMDLQFDTGLGLYDPGVAAQQKTTTVNDERRA; encoded by the exons ATGGACCGAGAAATCCGTCGGGGGCGCACTCTGGGCAAGTTTGGTGAGACACAGCCCTTGTCGCGTACCCAGCTTAACTTGATACCAAGGAGCCAGTCACTAACACCTTCTCAAGCGATCGCTGCCGTCG TTCATGGACTTACTGGAACATACTCAGACGGAAGATCAGATGTTATGGCGATGGCGAAAAG CTACTATCAAAACGAAGGTGTCGATGACAGTGGTAATGGTTCTGCTCCCTCCAAAACACCGGAGCCTGCCATCAGTGCGGTTACGCAGGCCTCAAAACCTCACGATCAAGGACtgttgcagcagcagcatgtcGTCACGGGACAGTCGCCGTTAAACCTCTTTCCTGTCAACAGTACAGATAGACCAACGACGACCACATGGCCGCGTCAAACAGACGTCTCGTCAGCTTCCAGAGCCAGACAGGGACCAGAGCCTGTGGTTGGGCACATGGGCAGACTGGTGTCCAACGACGACCAGGTTGCCATGTTTGCAGGGTCATCGACGGGCGTCCACTTCATCAGTCAGGCTGAGCAACAGCTGCAGATGCTGCGGATACATACCGACACGTTCCCGAGTAGCGTATACAATCTCTACCTGCACAACATTTGGGGCGTCCCTCCCAAAGACTCCGAGTCGCAGGTGGTTGCTGCAATGATCTCCCAACTTCCTCTCAACGCGGCGGGTATCCTCGAAGCAACCATTGACCGCTGGACACCGCTTTACCCGGTTGTGCACAAACACTCTACCCTCGAAGCTTTCCGTCGGTTAAGCGAAAACCCCGAGCATGGCGACCCCAGCACGTTGCACCAGGTTCTTGGCCTACTTGCGCTAGGAACCCTCGGGCTCCCGGGTTCTTGCGTCGAGAGCCACCAGCACTTCTTGTGCCTTTCCGAGACGTACTACACAATGGCTTCCGCCTTGACGAACATTCTTCATGAGAGACCGTCTCTGCCAACACTCCAAGGGCTCGAGATTTCTCAGATCTACCTGCAGTTATCGTCACGTTATTCGGTCGCTTCTCAGCTTGGCGGGATGGCTACCAGAATGGCACAGAACCTCGGGCTTCACCGCCACTCTCAACGGTTCAAATTCGATCCTCTAGAGACCGAACTGCGGCGTCGCGTGTGGTGGTGTCAATACTCGCTCGATACGTGGGTTGCCCCATGTCCCCCAACTCGCCTCTGTCCAGACGACAAACCTGACATGCCTCACAGGTTTTCCAGCGCCTATCACGGCATGCCCAGGCTCATCCGAGACCAGGACGTGGACACCGATCTCCCGTCACGGGTCGATCACGACCAAGTGTCTCGCGAGAGCGTTGCTTTCCCCTTGCCCGGGGAACGGTCCCAAGTCGACACGGCATTATGCCTGTTCAAACTagccgtcatcgtcggagAGGCCCTGGAAAAGCTGTACTCGACAACCCGGCGGCGTGGTGGCGTAACAAAGGTCAACCAACTGCAAGCCGAACTGACCATGTGGGAACGAATGCTACCCATGCACAAGGCGGCCGAccccgaagacgacggcgcagaCCTGGCCCCTGTCGCAGCGATAGATACGTTCGAGGTGACGTTCCTCCGCGCTGCCTTCTACAACGCCACGGTCCATGTGCACCGGCCAGCCCTCGCCTTCACGACGGCCGACCCGCAGTTCAACGTCTCCCTGCTCGCGTGCGGccgcgcctcggccgagctAATCCGACTTTCCGCCACCAGCGTGTCCGATTCGAAAAACGACGACGGGCCGAACCAGGggatcgacgccgtcatcattGCCCACCTCTACCCGAACGGGCTACACATGCTGTGGCAGGCCGGCTTGACGCTGCTGTTCGCGAGGTGGAAAGGTCAGCCGATCgcaggcgacgaggaggacgaagaccTGGTCAGGAGCTGCGCCGAAACACTGCGGCACTTGAGAGCCGGCGACGCGAGTGGGTATGTCGCCCAGTgcgccgacgtcctcgacatGCTCCGGGAGAAGACCTTTTCTGCCAGAGAGGCCCAGCAGCCGGCGGCGCTCGACCAGTTGCAGTGGAACGTCTGGGATTGGCCcatggcgtcggcgttggAGCTTGCAAACACCCTGGACGCCATGCCGATGGATCTCCAGTTTGACACGGGATTGGGTCTCTACGATCCAGGGGTTGCTGCTCAgcagaagacgacgacggtcaATGACGAGAGACGAGCGTAA